Proteins co-encoded in one Siniperca chuatsi isolate FFG_IHB_CAS linkage group LG11, ASM2008510v1, whole genome shotgun sequence genomic window:
- the polr1c gene encoding DNA-directed RNA polymerases I and III subunit RPAC1 isoform X2 codes for MAASMKNVEEIRNRVILGEFGVKNVHTSDFPGNYPGYDDAWDMQKFQKNFRIDIVHLDENSMEFDMVGIDAAIANAVRRILLAEVPTMAIEKVFIYNNTSIVQDEVLAHRLGLIPIKADPRLFEYRNTGEESAEEEGSEIDTIQLQLKIKCSRNPRASKDSSDPQELYLNHMVYSRDIKWVPIGNQADVFADSIIGPVHDDILIAQLRPGQELDIIMHCVKGIGKDHAKFSPVATASYRLLPEITLLEPVEGEKAERLKRCFSRGVIDLEDVNVTVESTGILPPDVLVTEAIKVLMAKCQRFLGELDSTDME; via the exons ATGGCGGCGAGCATGAAGAACGTGGAAGAAATTCGGAATCGAGTAATACTGGGGGAATTTGGTGTGAAGAAT gTTCATACATCAGATTTCCCTGGAAACTACCCCGGCTATGATGACGCGTGGGATATGCAGAAATTTCAAAAG AATTTCCGAATTGACATAGTGCATCTGGATGAGAACAGTATGGAGTTTGACATGGTGGGGATAGATGCAGCCATCGCCAACGCCGTCAGAAGAATCTTACTAGCAGAG GTGCCTACCATGGCTATAGAGAAGGTCTTTATCTATAACAACACGTCCATCGTCCAGGATGAAGTCCTGGCCCACAGATTGGGCCTCATCCCCATAAAAGCTGACCCTCGCCTGTTTGAGTACAGGAACACTG GTGAAGAGTCTGCAGAGGAAGAAGGTTCAGAAATAGACACGATTCAACTGCAGCTGAAGATTAAATGCAGCAGGAACCCCAGAGCCAGCAAAGACTCCTCTGACCCACAAGAGCTGTATCTGAACCACATGG TTTATTCCAGGGACATAAAGTGGGTCCCCATTGGGAACCAGGCAGACGTGTTTGCAGACTCCATCATCGGACCAGTACACGACGACATCCTGATAGCTCAGCTACGGCCAGGACAGGAGCTGGACATTATCATGCACTGTGTCAAAGGAATTG GTAAGGACCATGCTAAGTTCTCTCCAGTGGCCACGGCCAGCTACCGCCTCCTCCCAGAGATCACCCTGCTGGAGCcggtggagggagagaaggcGGAGCGCTTAAAACGCTGCTTCTCACGAGGAGTTATTGACCTGGAAGATGTTAACG TTACTGTGGAGTCGACTGGCATCCTGCCTCCAGATGTCCTGGTCACAGAGGCCATCAAAGTCCTCATGGCCAAGTGTCAGAGGTTTCTCGGTGAACTGGACTCTACTGACATGGAGTGA
- the fbxo28 gene encoding F-box only protein 28 codes for MAAVVERVDGCVGSLDSDAVSPRQSTPPPDQPHQNNPLLGLPIVAIETILNFLSYDEISLLRSVCKRMDMICQRVLNQGFLKVERYHSLCQRQVKAQLPRRESERRNHSLARHADILAAVETRLSLLNMTFMKYVDSNLCCFIPGKVIDEIYRVLRYVNSTRAPQRAHEVLQELRDISSMAMEYFDEKIVPILKKKLPGADLSGRLIGSAPVAGPSTSLTTMSLLAKNTPSRSEMTKVQQQVKVNGASMTVLRREMQEIRVKQLEQQKQLQDQEQKLLEQTQVIGEQNARLAELEHKLRELMDSSAAAMGGPRPSTAVPSTSGSAAVSSTAASTSGTVLASGSVAAACLPREPEAEEGSSLKRTRKSSDLPRQSKRLRSKK; via the exons ATGGCGGCCGTCGTAGAGAGAGTTGATGGATGTGTTGGGTCCTTGGACTCAGACGCGGTGTCACCCAGACAGTCCACCCCTCCACCGGACCAGCCGCACCAGAACAACCCGCTGTTAGGACTGCCCATTGTGGCCATTGAGACTATTCTCAATTTTCTGTCTTACGATGAAATCAGCCTGCTGCGCTCG GTGTGTAAGCGCATGGACATGATCTGCCAACGAGTCCTGAATCAGGGCTTCCTGAAGGTGGAGCGGTACCACAGTCTGTGCCAGAGGCAAGTCAAAGCCCAGCTGCCCAG GCGAgagtcagagaggagaaacCATTCACTGGCCCGTCACGCTGACATCCTGGCTGCTGTGGAGACACGCCTCTCTCTGCTCAACATGACCTTCATGAAATATGTCGACTCCAACCTCTGCTGCTTCATCCCCGGGAAG GTGATAGATGAGATTTACCGCGTGCTGCGCTACGTGAACTCCACTCGGGCCCCCCAGCGAGCTCATGAGGTTCTGCAGGAGTTGAGGGATATCTCCTCCATGGCCATGGAGTACTTCGATGAGAAGATTGTCCCCATCCTGAAGAAGAAGCTGCCAGGGGCCGACCTGTCCGGCCGCCTCATTGGCTCTGCACCAG TGGCAGGTCCATCTACCTCCCTGACCACCATGTCCCTGCTGGCCAAGAACACGCCGTCACGCTCTGAGATGACCAAGGTGCAGCAGCAGGTGAAGGTGAACGGGGCGTCAATGACAGTTCTGCGGAGGGAGATGCAGGAAATCCGTGTCAAGCAGCTGgagcagcagaagcagctgCAGGACCAGGAGCAGAAGCTGCTGGAACAGACCCAGGTGATCGGTGAGCAGAACGCCCGCCTTGCCGAGCTGGAACATAAGCTCCGCGAACTGATGGACAGTAGTGCCGCTGCTATGGGAGGACCGCGGCCCAGCACAGCTGTCCCCTCCACATCCGGCAGCGCTGCCGTGTCTTCCACCGCTGCCAGCACGTCTGGTACAGTGTTGGCAAGCGGCAGTGTTGCCGCAGCCTGTCTACCCAGAGAGCCAGAGGCCGAGGAAGGGTCGTCACTCAAACGCACCAGAAAGAGCTCAGATCTTCCACGACAGTCCAAACGGCTGCGCAGCAAGAAATAA
- the si:dkey-191g9.7 gene encoding uncharacterized protein si:dkey-191g9.7 — MAEDGRPVSELYPPGGAVSFEATLSGQSLFDTSKRSTQAITPSRLAGGPGYPCQEEPKEAVRETCKEHSATPPNRRTNCSSLRVGGEPGEQKQSPSELYVPPRALSRPHSLAETHKSSHHHEIVMHAINDNPRASRTVHSIKPPSLPVQRSHSDTLSLVKQGVPPPAPDSETCRLAECHSMLACKQPMQLQQCNIITTICRGEGGVQQPQSRCVCISPPKAAAKVEGVEGKGDLPLKCDKALCYGSYIHHANFEDTFAAYCHPQPIPAPSQLLPRLSGVEPSCDIQRAVGPPSASNHLTLPRLISSVSDTGLDAKHLLRCCNLNYSWISSLPPGAGPQSQKHCGGEECCSSPVGHVRTTTRDMGTVTARTELRDVGVQTGQTVTPHVFPHICLTESQTPNTDSDGGRKQGGAPKSPVKEVKWDAEGMTWEVYGASVDPEELGLAIQKHLELQIKETASHAAKLSQQNTNTTRKSGNTSCQRKRSKMMGSIRTPACCARTTTAVD, encoded by the coding sequence ATGGCAGAGGACGGGCGTCCTGTGTCGGAGCTGTACCCACCGGGGGGAGCTGTTTCCTTTGAAGCTACCCTCTCTGGTCAGTCACTCTTTGACACCTCCAAGAGGTCTACACAGGCAATAACACCCTCCAGACTGGCTGGAGGACCAGGTTACCCCTGCCAGGAGGAGCCAAAGGAGGCTGTcagagagacctgtaaagaacATTCAGCAACTCCTCCTAACAGAAGAACTAACTGCAGCAGTCTGAGGGTCGGAGGTGAGCCTGGTGAACAGAAACAAAGCCCATCTGAACTCTATGTGCCCCCCAGAGCTTTGAGCCGCCCCCATAGTCTGGCTGAGACGCATAAATCCTCCCATCACCACGAGATAGTCATGCATGCAATCAATGACAACCCTCGGGCTAGCAGGACAGTGCACAGCATAAAGCCGCCCTCCCTGCCTGTTCAAAGGAGCCACTCAGACACTTTATCTCTGGTTAAACAGGGAGTGCCCCCcccagctccagacagtgagACTTGTAGACTTGCTGAGTGTCACTCCATGTTAGCTTGCAAGCAGCccatgcagctgcagcagtgcaACATTATCACCACTATTTGCCGAGGGGAAGGTGGTGTACAGCAGCCTCAGAGCAGGTGTGTCTGTATCTCGCCCCCCAAGGCAGCCGCCAAAGTGGAAGGTGTTGAAGGAAAGGGTGATCTTCCCCTTAAATGCGACAAGGCACTCTGCTATGGCTCTTATATCCATCATGCCAATTTTGAGGACACGTTTGCTGCCTACTGCCACCCCCAGCCCATCCCTGCCCCCTCCCAGCTGCTGCCACGCCTGTCAGGTGTAGAGCCAAGCTGCGACATCCAGCGTGCAGTGGGACCTCCTTCAGCGTCGAACCACCTCACCCTGCCTCGTCTCATCTCCTCTGTCAGTGACACGGGCCTGGATGCTAAACACCTGCTGCGGTGCTGCAACCTCAACTACTCTTGGATCAGCTCCCTGCCTCCTGGAGCTGGGCCACAATCCCAAAAACACTGTGGTGGAGAGGAGTGCTGCAGCAGTCCTGTTGGCCATGTCAGAACCACCACCCGGGACATGGGGACTGTGACAGCCCGCACGGAGCTGAGGGACGTTGGGGTGCAGACAGGACAGACTGTCACTCCTCATGTGTTCCcccacatctgtctgacagagaGTCAAACTCCGAATACTGACAGTGATGGAGGCAGGAAACAGGGTGGTGCTCCCAAGTCCCCAGTGAAAGAGGTGAAGTGGGATGCAGAAGGGATGACATGGGAGGTGTACGGGGCCTCTGTGGATCCTGAGGAGCTGGGCCTGGCCATCCAGAAACACCTGGAGCTGCAGATCAAGGAGACAGCAAGCCATGCAGCCAAGCTGTCGCAGCAGAACACCAACACCACCCGGAAGAGCGGGAACACCAGCTGTCAGAGAAAGAGGAGCAAGATGATGGGCTCCATCCGAACCCCGGCCTGCTGCGCTCGCACCACTACAGCTGTCGACTAA
- the polr1c gene encoding DNA-directed RNA polymerases I and III subunit RPAC1 isoform X1 has translation MAASMKNVEEIRNRVILGEFGVKNVHTSDFPGNYPGYDDAWDMQKFQKNFRIDIVHLDENSMEFDMVGIDAAIANAVRRILLAEVPTMAIEKVFIYNNTSIVQDEVLAHRLGLIPIKADPRLFEYRNTGEESAEEEGSEIDTIQLQLKIKCSRNPRASKDSSDPQELYLNHMVYSRDIKWVPIGNQADVFADSIIGPVHDDILIAQLRPGQELDIIMHCVKGIGKDHAKFSPVATASYRLLPEITLLEPVEGEKAERLKRCFSRGVIDLEDVNGEKVAKVVNSRLDTCSREVLRHDDLKNVVKLGRLRDHFIFTVESTGILPPDVLVTEAIKVLMAKCQRFLGELDSTDME, from the exons ATGGCGGCGAGCATGAAGAACGTGGAAGAAATTCGGAATCGAGTAATACTGGGGGAATTTGGTGTGAAGAAT gTTCATACATCAGATTTCCCTGGAAACTACCCCGGCTATGATGACGCGTGGGATATGCAGAAATTTCAAAAG AATTTCCGAATTGACATAGTGCATCTGGATGAGAACAGTATGGAGTTTGACATGGTGGGGATAGATGCAGCCATCGCCAACGCCGTCAGAAGAATCTTACTAGCAGAG GTGCCTACCATGGCTATAGAGAAGGTCTTTATCTATAACAACACGTCCATCGTCCAGGATGAAGTCCTGGCCCACAGATTGGGCCTCATCCCCATAAAAGCTGACCCTCGCCTGTTTGAGTACAGGAACACTG GTGAAGAGTCTGCAGAGGAAGAAGGTTCAGAAATAGACACGATTCAACTGCAGCTGAAGATTAAATGCAGCAGGAACCCCAGAGCCAGCAAAGACTCCTCTGACCCACAAGAGCTGTATCTGAACCACATGG TTTATTCCAGGGACATAAAGTGGGTCCCCATTGGGAACCAGGCAGACGTGTTTGCAGACTCCATCATCGGACCAGTACACGACGACATCCTGATAGCTCAGCTACGGCCAGGACAGGAGCTGGACATTATCATGCACTGTGTCAAAGGAATTG GTAAGGACCATGCTAAGTTCTCTCCAGTGGCCACGGCCAGCTACCGCCTCCTCCCAGAGATCACCCTGCTGGAGCcggtggagggagagaaggcGGAGCGCTTAAAACGCTGCTTCTCACGAGGAGTTATTGACCTGGAAGATGTTAACG GGGAAAAGGTTGCAAAAGTAGTCAACAGTCGCCTGGACACATGCAGCAGGGAAGTCCTCCGACACGATGACCTGAAGAATGTGGTCAAACTGGGACGGCTGCGAGACCATTTCATCT TTACTGTGGAGTCGACTGGCATCCTGCCTCCAGATGTCCTGGTCACAGAGGCCATCAAAGTCCTCATGGCCAAGTGTCAGAGGTTTCTCGGTGAACTGGACTCTACTGACATGGAGTGA